The nucleotide sequence TTGTTTGCGAGGTTCTGTATTAAGACAAGTTTGATTGGTATTTTCTGGAATACtttgttacatttttttacaCGATTCCACAAGTGAGTGAATGCTTTCAAAGTGCAGTTTCCCCACTAAGGGCTGTTCTTATCTATTATTAAACATAACTGAATTGTGGCCGCTGGGTCCTAAGTGCTTTTCAGCGGTACTCTCACATGAACAAATGCTAGTCCAATCTTTTGCGACTACGGCtttctaacaaaataataaagtcTCATTACCCAgttgaaagaaaattatatatttgaaaaacaacaaatttttaaGTGCTTAATTCTAGCCTAAAAACACCATgcgaaaaaatgataaatagaGTAGCATTAAAAGCAAGCAGCCTGGACTAGTAATTAATTATATAAGGTGTGCACTTAAGTGTTTATTTTGtgattggggggggggggggagcaTTTTATACTTCCCAGGCCGCTAGATGAAGGcaaaaaattactttaaaaCCAGATGCTTGCAATAGAGATAGTTATTACTAATAGGTAACACTGCTCGCTCCACTGtggatttttaaaaataaatattctttattagggaagaatgaatttttttgaggTATTTCCGATACCACAACATCGATAGCAACATTTTATCTGTCCAAAACCAGCAATGATGAATCAGTTCAATGACTCAACCATGTACAGCACACTTTATCTTGATCATGCTCCTACTGGGTAAGGCAACTGACTGGTCAAGCTTCTGTTCACACCAAGCTCAATAAGTTTTTTGTGAGGTAATTTTTTTAGTTGGGGGAAAGAATTGAGCAACTTTTGCCAACATAATGTTTGAAGACTTGGTAGTCTCAACCACATTCTATAACAACTTGCAGTTCGAATGTTTGGTTCAATGCAAGAAACACCACCAAATATATACATGCGTCCATCCTAGAATTgaggaaaatatgaaaaaattaacttgaGTTTTACCCAAGGCTGTAAAGAATCACAGCCTCATTGTTGGGCCTTGACTTTTTTTGGTATGGTCACTaccgtgaaatataaaaattgtgcagactttcaaatcaatattataaacTGAACTAATATGATAAGCTGAGTCtgataagttttattatttgcaTTCAGCACTACAAAATCATAAATGTGATAGAAAAAGTAGCTGTTTAGCAGCTAGAGCCACTAAAATTTCTGGTAGCACCTGGCTCCAGCTCTTTAGTCTTGATTTTACTTGTATTATTCGTCTTACCTCCCATCACAAAATCTAGCTTTACATACATACCGGAGTCACAGTTGCAGAATGGAAATAAACTGGCTCTATCATATCAGTTATTTTTGTCCATTGCATAGTTCGTAAATTGATTTTCCAAACATCTCCAGTAATACGGATACCATCATATCCACCACTTATTACGGCTTCATCTTGCAATTGCACACAACCATGGCAACGTCTGGGTGCAGGATAACCTGTAACAAACAATTAATACTAATTAGCAAAAGTAATACTTTCCCACAGCTTATTTGATATTCCATAACTAGCATGACGGGCGATTATATAATTGATTAtagaatcaggagagcaaacaaaacttcaaatagGGTTTAAGGGTACAGAATTCAAATTTGTGTTGCCAAAAGAAGTACATGTACACTCACCTAATAATATCAAATTGGCagagatatattaaaatttataaaaaaaatgcgaGAAACTTGAGATAAATACCTGGtaaaaaaaactagaaaaataaataaagattaggtacttgccacaccatataaTAATACCATTACCATGCATAATGATTTTGTAACAGTCCCAAATTGAATACTGAATTAGTAAACagtaaagaaaaatatttattaaaacaaaGAAGATCAATCTTTACCAATTGTAATATGATGTATTCCAGAAATGAACCTTGGAATATATTGGATAAATGCATTCCATTATCAACCAGCGGTAttatctgataaaaaaaaattgatataccCCGTTGTTTGAAAAGTTGAATTACTTACCAGGGTTTTGTAAAGTATCTGGTTTTGTGACACGACATGTCCACCGTgttgttttaaaattgaaagaatGCAATATTCTTAGATTATTGACAGAATTTGATGTTCCCCCGCCCAGGATAATAAGATTGTCTTGAAATAATGCAATTTCATGTCTGTACctgcaaaaataaaatctcaCAATATATCTATAGGCTTATCATAAATTTCAGAACTTTGTCAAAGTGAACAGCGCCCATACTTTTCCAGTGATTAATAGAGTTAGTTAGCTTTACGACTCTGATGAAAGACTTGTACcatttgaacaaataaattaaatctgGGGTCACAAGGCCTcccagtaaaatatttttcaacaccAACTTATGTTAATAACAATCAAATTTGGAACCAGTAGCAATTATTTATACCAATTGTAACTATATTATCATTGAATTGAAGTAAAATCAATAGTAATTAAACAACCTTTCAGCTGGCATTTCAGAAAACACGTTATTTGGTATGATTCTGTTCCATTTTAATGTCTTCAAGTTTAATTTGTGTAGATcagtattataaaaatatccAGATGTTCCTCCATGAACAATTAACTTTCTTTTGTAAAGTGTCATCGCCTGAATGAAGGTAAAGAAGGAGTTTTTATAATCATTAAAAAGGAATGTAGTCTGGCTACAATAAATTTGGTAGGCTATGCCAAACCAGGAAAAATAAAGTAGCTCTTTGAAAGACATCATATATCAAAGGTGTATAAAAAAGCAACCCAGGCCAAGCAAAAGAGACTTGGTCAGGACGAGCACAAAGATTAGAAGCATAATTGTTAATTCATAATTGACAAAATAAAGAGATGTATATATATCCATGATCGAGATCCTGAGGGGCCGTAC is from Styela clava chromosome 9, kaStyClav1.hap1.2, whole genome shotgun sequence and encodes:
- the LOC120339551 gene encoding kelch domain-containing protein 10-like, giving the protein MDCKDDTIVGVNKLIRLNPSTGQDSPSARSGHRAVANETHMWVLGGYNPGNVNTPLFREIWRLNIATGQWNLMQCEGDMPGELASHSTIIDNSHMLVFGGTGYPFGINSSNKLSVCNLRSGVWRELKCDGNLPDEKYGQAMTLYKRKLIVHGGTSGYFYNTDLHKLNLKTLKWNRIIPNNVFSEMPAERYRHEIALFQDNLIILGGGTSNSVNNLRILHSFNFKTTRWTCRVTKPDTLQNPGYPAPRRCHGCVQLQDEAVISGGYDGIRITGDVWKINLRTMQWTKITDMIEPVYFHSATVTPDGRMYIFGGVSCIEPNIRTASCYRMWLRLPSLQTLCWQKLLNSFPQLKKLPHKKLIELGVNRSLTSQLPYPVGA